Proteins encoded together in one Phycisphaerae bacterium window:
- a CDS encoding ketoacyl-ACP synthase III, whose amino-acid sequence MKLGWPVEIVGTGMWLPETVVTNDDLARVVDTTNDWIVQRTGIRERRRAKPEEATLLLATRASQAALADAGVTPEEVDAIIVATVTPEYQLPATASLLQTELGCRWIQAFDLGAACSGFVWAFQVGAQQIITGVARTVLVVGAETLTRITDQQDRGTCVLFGDAAGAVVLRAATDPARSILAMRAGADGARGRLIYIPGGGSKEPASHRTVDERLHYMHMQGREVYKFAVTQMHTVLDETCADAGVSVSDLKLVIPHQSNLRIIESACEKAGLPMEKVLINIDRYGNTSAASVAVGLHEARAEGRIGPGDLVMLLAFGAGLTWGSVLLRM is encoded by the coding sequence ATGAAGCTGGGGTGGCCGGTCGAAATCGTCGGTACCGGCATGTGGCTGCCCGAGACCGTCGTGACCAACGACGATCTCGCGCGCGTGGTGGATACCACCAACGACTGGATCGTGCAGCGCACGGGCATTCGCGAGCGGCGCCGGGCCAAGCCGGAGGAGGCGACGCTGCTGCTCGCGACCCGGGCCAGCCAGGCGGCGCTCGCCGACGCGGGGGTAACGCCGGAAGAGGTGGACGCGATCATCGTCGCGACCGTGACGCCGGAATACCAGTTGCCCGCGACCGCCAGCCTGCTCCAAACGGAACTCGGCTGCCGCTGGATCCAGGCGTTCGACCTGGGGGCGGCGTGCAGCGGGTTTGTCTGGGCGTTCCAGGTCGGGGCACAGCAGATCATCACCGGCGTGGCGAGGACGGTGCTCGTCGTCGGCGCCGAGACGCTCACGCGCATCACGGACCAGCAGGACCGCGGGACGTGCGTGCTGTTTGGCGACGCGGCGGGGGCCGTGGTGCTGCGGGCAGCGACCGACCCGGCACGCAGCATCCTGGCGATGCGTGCGGGGGCCGACGGCGCGCGTGGCCGGCTGATCTACATCCCGGGCGGCGGCTCGAAGGAGCCGGCTTCGCACCGCACGGTGGACGAGCGGCTGCACTACATGCACATGCAGGGCCGCGAGGTGTACAAGTTCGCCGTCACGCAGATGCACACGGTGCTCGACGAAACCTGTGCCGACGCCGGCGTGAGCGTCAGCGATCTGAAGCTCGTGATCCCGCACCAGTCGAACCTGCGGATCATCGAGTCGGCGTGCGAGAAGGCCGGCCTGCCGATGGAGAAGGTCCTGATCAACATCGACCGCTACGGCAACACGTCGGCGGCCTCGGTCGCGGTGGGACTGCACGAGGCGCGGGCGGAGGGGCGCATCGGTCCGGGCGACCTGGTGATGCTGCTCGCGTTCGGTGCCGGTCTGACGTGGGGTTCGGTCCTGTTGAGGATGTAA
- the fabG gene encoding 3-oxoacyl-[acyl-carrier-protein] reductase → MSLEQQVAIVTGGSRGIGQAICLSLARAGATVIAAARGLERTQAWVREAGECAARIIPTALDVTDRAAVNQLVEDTVERHGRIDIIVNNAGITRDGLLMSMEDEQFDQVLDTNLRAAFSMMRAVSRHMVRARRGRIINIASVSGLMGNPGQANYSAAKAGLIGMTKSVAKELGKRNITCNAVAPGFIETDMTGELPEKLKEQVKTIIPLQRFGTPAEVASLVAFLAGPDAAYITGQVFVVDGGLHM, encoded by the coding sequence ATGAGTCTCGAACAGCAGGTCGCGATCGTCACGGGCGGGTCGCGCGGGATCGGGCAGGCGATCTGTCTGTCGCTGGCGCGGGCGGGGGCGACGGTCATCGCGGCGGCGCGGGGCCTCGAGCGGACGCAGGCGTGGGTGCGCGAGGCGGGCGAGTGCGCCGCGCGGATCATTCCGACGGCGTTGGACGTGACCGACCGGGCGGCGGTGAACCAGCTCGTCGAGGATACGGTCGAGCGGCACGGGCGGATCGACATCATCGTCAACAATGCGGGCATCACGCGCGACGGGCTGCTCATGAGCATGGAGGACGAGCAGTTCGACCAGGTGCTGGACACGAACCTGCGGGCGGCGTTCTCGATGATGCGGGCAGTGAGCCGGCACATGGTGCGGGCGCGGCGCGGCCGGATTATCAACATCGCGAGCGTCTCCGGCCTGATGGGCAATCCCGGTCAGGCGAACTACTCCGCGGCGAAGGCCGGGTTGATCGGCATGACGAAGTCAGTCGCGAAGGAGCTGGGCAAGCGCAACATCACCTGCAACGCGGTTGCGCCGGGCTTCATCGAGACGGATATGACCGGGGAGCTGCCGGAGAAGCTCAAGGAGCAGGTCAAGACGATCATCCCGCTGCAGCGTTTCGGTACGCCGGCGGAAGTCGCGTCGCTCGTCGCGTTCCTGGCGGGCCCGGACGCGGCGTACATCACGGGCCAGGTGTTCGTGGTGGACGGCGGGCTGCATATGTAG
- the fabD gene encoding ACP S-malonyltransferase → MTTRAAIFPGQGAQLVGMGQDVAGQYPVAAETFAEADQVVGFALSKLCFEGPAERLNATDIQQPAIFTTSVALYRAGLAAGRYPADAFVALGGLSLGEYTALHLAGAMSFADALRLVMRRGQLMQQAAEQQAGGMVSLIGGDEAKVLALCEAVAAQGRVQPANYNCPGQIVISGDKGACDVAAQRAEEFGLRAVPLPVAGAFHSKLMRSAAEGLRPALEGCAFQTPKARVIANVNAEYHRDPAAIREALYQQVVSPVRWQACVERLIADGCGEFWEIGPNRHLTGMMRKINRKVPTTNVSTAADLSAQ, encoded by the coding sequence GTGACGACACGCGCCGCGATCTTCCCGGGTCAGGGGGCCCAACTGGTCGGCATGGGGCAGGACGTCGCCGGGCAGTATCCCGTCGCGGCCGAAACCTTTGCCGAGGCCGACCAGGTTGTCGGCTTCGCGCTGAGCAAACTGTGTTTCGAGGGGCCGGCGGAGCGACTGAACGCGACGGACATCCAGCAGCCGGCGATCTTCACGACGAGCGTGGCGCTCTACCGGGCCGGCCTGGCCGCGGGACGCTATCCGGCGGATGCATTCGTCGCGCTCGGCGGACTCAGCCTGGGCGAATACACCGCGTTGCACCTGGCCGGGGCCATGTCGTTCGCGGACGCGCTGCGGCTGGTCATGCGTCGCGGACAGCTCATGCAGCAGGCGGCCGAGCAGCAGGCCGGCGGCATGGTCTCGCTCATCGGCGGCGATGAGGCGAAGGTGCTGGCGCTGTGCGAGGCGGTCGCCGCGCAGGGGCGTGTGCAGCCGGCGAACTACAACTGCCCGGGGCAGATCGTGATCTCGGGCGACAAGGGGGCGTGCGACGTGGCCGCGCAGCGCGCCGAGGAGTTCGGTCTGCGCGCTGTGCCGCTGCCGGTCGCCGGCGCATTTCACAGCAAGCTGATGCGATCGGCGGCCGAGGGACTGCGGCCAGCGCTGGAGGGCTGTGCGTTCCAGACGCCGAAGGCGCGCGTGATCGCGAACGTCAACGCCGAGTATCACCGCGATCCGGCGGCGATCCGTGAGGCCCTGTATCAACAGGTCGTCAGCCCGGTGCGCTGGCAGGCGTGCGTGGAGCGGCTGATCGCCGACGGCTGCGGCGAATTCTGGGAGATTGGGCCGAATCGGCATCTGACCGGTATGATGCGCAAGATCAACCGCAAGGTGCCCACGACGAATGTGAGCACCGCCGCGGATCTGTCTGCCCAGTAA
- the plsX gene encoding phosphate acyltransferase PlsX yields MRIGVDAMGGDHAPGEIVRGVQQGLQFLAAGDEIVLYGVQEAMEAHCRQCELNDPRVKLVHCAQVIEMDDSPVEALRQKRHSSIVQLAVDAADEKLDAVISAGNTGAFAAACQLKVGAIEGVSRPGIAVVLPTFHGPVLICDVGANVAPKPHHLYEYARMCACYARLILQVPEPRIGVVSIGEEAAKGNPLVKEARAIIKQDATLRFVGNVEGRDIFGGHCDIAVCDGFVGNVILKLTEGLAEGLFKTIVHEIKEESLELVPRFEPIVDRIWKRHDFAEYGGAPLLGLRKIAIICHGRSDHRAMNNAIRVAVEQVRLNIITAIATELRRRHEDAA; encoded by the coding sequence ATGCGGATCGGCGTGGACGCGATGGGCGGCGATCACGCACCCGGGGAGATCGTGCGCGGAGTGCAGCAGGGCCTGCAGTTCCTCGCCGCGGGTGACGAGATCGTGCTCTACGGCGTGCAGGAGGCGATGGAGGCCCACTGCCGCCAGTGTGAGTTGAATGACCCGCGGGTCAAGCTCGTGCACTGTGCCCAGGTCATCGAGATGGACGACTCGCCCGTCGAGGCCCTGCGCCAGAAGCGGCATTCGAGCATCGTGCAGCTCGCCGTGGACGCCGCGGACGAGAAGCTCGACGCGGTGATTTCGGCCGGCAACACGGGGGCGTTTGCGGCGGCGTGCCAGCTCAAGGTCGGGGCGATCGAGGGCGTCTCCCGGCCGGGTATCGCGGTCGTGCTGCCGACGTTCCACGGGCCGGTGCTGATCTGCGACGTCGGTGCCAACGTGGCGCCGAAGCCGCACCATTTATACGAATATGCGCGGATGTGCGCGTGCTATGCTCGGCTGATCCTGCAGGTGCCGGAGCCGCGCATCGGGGTGGTCTCGATTGGCGAGGAGGCCGCGAAGGGCAATCCACTCGTCAAGGAGGCGCGGGCCATCATCAAGCAGGACGCGACGCTGCGGTTCGTCGGCAACGTCGAGGGGCGCGACATCTTCGGCGGCCACTGCGACATCGCGGTCTGCGACGGCTTTGTCGGCAACGTGATCCTGAAGCTGACCGAAGGGCTGGCCGAGGGCCTGTTCAAGACCATCGTCCACGAGATCAAGGAGGAGAGCCTGGAGCTCGTGCCGCGCTTCGAGCCGATCGTCGACCGGATCTGGAAGCGGCACGACTTCGCCGAGTACGGCGGGGCCCCGCTGCTCGGACTCCGCAAGATCGCGATCATCTGCCACGGCCGCAGCGACCACCGGGCCATGAACAACGCCATCCGCGTCGCCGTGGAGCAAGTCCGCCTAAACATCATCACCGCGATCGCCACCGAGCTCCGGCGCCGGCATGAGGACGCCGCATGA
- a CDS encoding DUF4070 domain-containing protein, with translation MNILLVSPAVPDTFWSFKHVLRFVSKKAAFPPLGLLTVAAMLPRTWHLKLVDLNVARLSDADIARADCVFVSAMLVQEASAREVLARCAAHDKVVVAGGPLFGTGYERFSGAKLHFVLTEAEDVMPALVADLTAGQLQPTYRATEKPDLSRTPPPRWDLIDVRDYATLAVQFSRGCPFNCEFCDIVAMYGRVPRVKSPAQMIAELDAVLATGWDGAIFIVDDNFIGHRPKVKELLRAIVTWRTQRRVRLPLLTEASLNLVDDPELLELMVAAGFKKVFIGLETPDEHSLAECAKVQNTARDLVGAVKRIQEAGIEVMGGFIVGFDSDTSSIFERQRRFIQEAGVVTAMVGLLNALPQTRLFERLKQEGRLLRATTGNNLDAVMNFIPKLDMDTLIAGYRSLVKQLYAPPEYYRRALTFLRQYRQRGPRMRRPWSDVRAFVQSLWIMGVWTRGRREYWKFFARSLLRHPGSFGEAMTLAIWGHHFRKVAASL, from the coding sequence ATGAACATCTTGCTGGTTTCGCCGGCCGTGCCAGACACGTTCTGGAGCTTCAAGCACGTCCTGCGCTTCGTATCGAAGAAGGCCGCGTTTCCGCCACTGGGGCTACTGACGGTGGCGGCGATGCTGCCGCGCACGTGGCACCTGAAGCTCGTGGACTTGAACGTGGCGCGGTTGTCGGATGCGGACATCGCCCGGGCGGACTGTGTGTTCGTGTCCGCCATGCTCGTGCAGGAAGCATCCGCGCGCGAGGTCTTGGCACGCTGCGCGGCCCACGACAAGGTTGTCGTCGCCGGCGGGCCGCTGTTTGGTACTGGTTACGAGCGCTTCAGTGGCGCGAAGCTGCATTTTGTGCTGACGGAGGCCGAGGACGTGATGCCGGCACTCGTGGCCGACCTGACCGCCGGCCAGCTCCAGCCAACATACCGCGCGACGGAGAAGCCCGATCTCAGCCGCACGCCGCCGCCCCGGTGGGATCTGATCGACGTGCGCGATTACGCTACGCTGGCGGTGCAGTTCTCGCGCGGCTGTCCGTTTAACTGCGAATTCTGCGACATCGTGGCGATGTATGGTCGCGTGCCGCGGGTGAAGTCGCCGGCCCAGATGATCGCTGAACTGGACGCGGTACTGGCGACCGGCTGGGACGGGGCGATTTTCATCGTGGACGACAACTTCATCGGGCACAGGCCGAAGGTGAAGGAGCTGCTGCGGGCGATCGTGACGTGGCGGACGCAGCGGCGGGTGCGCCTGCCGCTGCTGACGGAAGCCTCGCTGAACCTGGTGGATGATCCCGAGCTGCTCGAGCTGATGGTGGCGGCGGGCTTCAAGAAAGTCTTCATCGGGCTGGAGACGCCGGACGAGCACAGCCTGGCCGAATGCGCGAAGGTGCAGAACACGGCGCGTGACCTGGTGGGTGCGGTGAAGCGCATCCAGGAGGCGGGGATCGAGGTGATGGGCGGGTTCATCGTGGGGTTCGACAGCGACACGAGCAGCATTTTCGAGCGGCAAAGGCGCTTTATTCAGGAGGCGGGGGTGGTGACGGCGATGGTGGGGCTGCTGAACGCGTTGCCGCAGACGCGGCTGTTCGAGCGGCTCAAGCAGGAGGGGCGGCTGCTGCGGGCGACGACCGGCAACAACCTGGACGCGGTGATGAACTTCATCCCGAAACTGGATATGGACACGCTGATCGCCGGCTACCGGTCGCTGGTCAAGCAGCTTTACGCGCCGCCGGAATACTATCGCCGTGCGCTGACGTTCCTGCGGCAGTATCGGCAGCGTGGGCCGCGGATGCGGCGGCCGTGGAGCGACGTGCGGGCGTTCGTCCAGTCACTGTGGATCATGGGGGTCTGGACGCGTGGGCGGCGGGAGTACTGGAAGTTCTTCGCCCGATCGCTGCTGCGGCACCCCGGCTCGTTCGGCGAGGCCATGACGCTGGCGATCTGGGGGCACCATTTCCGCAAGGTGGCGGCCAGCCTGTAG
- the nusA gene encoding transcription termination/antitermination protein NusA has protein sequence MNPDLIRIIDSISRDKNIDRDSLIADIEAAMVSAIRKNYGEEAEVTVKLDLLSGKFQASVNGEPVDVQILGRIAAQTAKQMIIQKTRERERTSIYEDFTERRGTIVTGTVVRSEGGNLLVNIGRTEGFLPRSEQIPGETHQPGERLRVLILEVREQPNQVKVILSRSHPEFIERLFELEVPEVAEQIIEIRALAREAGYRTKVAVSSIDSKVDAVGACVGVRGSRIKNIVDELGGEKIDIVRWNESSQILIQNALKPAEVQEVALCFELVKATVVVAEDQLSLAIGKRGQNVRLAARLTGWDVDILTPAEYSKHLENLERTLKSIEGVDDVLVDKLVAFGCVSVADIDEIGPDPLVKELDLEPELAEKVVEACGEEVIRLEEQREAEAKAKAEAERLAAERGEPLVQATQPADLVAGTTMTPGAGEAAGEPAAPLSEGASFEAAGDVGGTEPVPEPPVAQIQPDTSFQPAPPPAP, from the coding sequence ATGAACCCAGACCTGATTCGCATCATCGACAGCATCAGTCGTGACAAGAACATCGACCGCGATTCGCTGATCGCGGACATCGAGGCGGCGATGGTCAGCGCGATCCGCAAGAACTACGGCGAAGAGGCCGAGGTCACCGTCAAGCTCGACCTGCTGAGCGGGAAGTTCCAGGCCAGCGTCAATGGTGAGCCCGTCGATGTGCAGATCCTGGGCCGCATCGCCGCGCAGACCGCGAAGCAGATGATCATCCAAAAAACGCGCGAGCGCGAGCGCACCAGCATCTACGAGGACTTCACCGAGCGGCGCGGGACGATCGTCACTGGCACCGTGGTCCGCTCCGAGGGCGGCAACCTGCTGGTCAATATCGGTCGGACCGAGGGCTTCCTGCCACGCAGCGAGCAAATCCCCGGCGAGACGCACCAGCCGGGCGAGCGGCTGCGCGTCCTGATCCTCGAAGTGCGCGAGCAGCCCAACCAGGTGAAGGTCATCCTGTCGCGGTCACACCCGGAATTCATCGAGCGGCTCTTCGAACTCGAAGTGCCGGAAGTGGCCGAGCAGATCATCGAGATCCGCGCCCTGGCGCGCGAGGCCGGCTACCGCACCAAGGTCGCCGTCAGCAGCATCGACTCGAAGGTCGACGCGGTGGGGGCCTGCGTCGGCGTCCGCGGCAGCCGCATCAAGAACATCGTCGATGAGCTCGGCGGCGAGAAGATCGACATCGTCCGCTGGAACGAGTCGAGCCAGATTCTCATTCAGAACGCCCTGAAGCCCGCCGAAGTGCAGGAAGTTGCGCTGTGCTTCGAGCTGGTGAAGGCGACCGTCGTGGTCGCCGAGGACCAGTTGTCGCTGGCGATCGGCAAGCGCGGGCAGAACGTGCGGCTGGCGGCCCGGCTGACGGGGTGGGACGTCGATATTCTCACGCCGGCCGAGTACAGCAAGCACCTCGAAAACCTCGAGCGGACGCTGAAGAGCATCGAGGGCGTCGATGACGTGCTGGTCGACAAGCTGGTCGCCTTCGGCTGCGTGTCGGTCGCCGACATCGATGAGATCGGCCCGGACCCGCTGGTGAAAGAGCTGGATCTGGAGCCGGAGCTCGCGGAAAAGGTCGTCGAAGCGTGCGGCGAAGAGGTCATCCGGCTCGAGGAGCAGCGCGAGGCGGAGGCCAAGGCGAAGGCCGAGGCGGAGCGCCTGGCGGCTGAGCGCGGCGAGCCGCTGGTGCAGGCGACGCAGCCGGCCGATCTGGTCGCAGGCACGACGATGACGCCGGGCGCGGGCGAGGCGGCGGGCGAGCCGGCGGCACCGCTGAGCGAGGGGGCAAGCTTCGAGGCGGCCGGCGACGTCGGCGGAACCGAGCCAGTCCCCGAGCCGCCGGTGGCGCAGATTCAACCCGACACGAGTTTCCAGCCGGCCCCGCCGCCGGCGCCGTAG
- a CDS encoding dipeptidase has product MTDEGRRIHAGGLLIDGHNDLLWRVCEEAESSFDKLDIALPQPTLQIDIPRLRQGGVGAMFFAVYVPMEAAKDGTAAQVALEQFDLLRAMVKRYPETFDLALTADDIERIHKQGKIAALIGIEGGQAIENSLEKLDRFYELGARYLGLTHTETIDWADSSTDEERHGGLTPFGEKVVLEMNRLGMLVDLAHASHDTMRDVLRVAKAPVIASHAGAYAVAAHGRNVPDDVLRLIAQNDGIVMAVFFSGYIHPEGVQIMADYFQKERELRAQYPDDAEFKAAWNAWRRGRPIPAGTVHTVVDHIDHVVRVAGIDHVGLGSDFEGVRKLPLQLEDVSGYPFITQELLNRGYSEPDIHKIMGGNLLRVLRRAEKVAREMR; this is encoded by the coding sequence ATGACCGACGAAGGCCGGCGCATTCACGCCGGCGGGCTGCTGATCGACGGGCACAACGACCTGCTGTGGCGAGTCTGCGAGGAGGCCGAGTCGTCCTTCGACAAGCTGGACATCGCGCTACCGCAACCGACACTCCAAATAGACATCCCGCGCCTGCGGCAGGGCGGCGTGGGGGCGATGTTCTTTGCGGTCTACGTGCCGATGGAGGCGGCCAAGGATGGGACGGCGGCGCAGGTGGCGCTGGAGCAGTTCGACCTGCTGCGCGCCATGGTGAAGCGCTACCCCGAGACGTTCGACCTGGCGCTCACCGCAGACGACATCGAGCGCATCCATAAGCAGGGCAAGATCGCCGCGCTGATCGGCATCGAAGGCGGCCAGGCGATCGAGAATTCGCTGGAGAAGCTCGACCGGTTCTACGAGCTCGGCGCACGCTACCTCGGCCTGACACATACGGAAACCATTGACTGGGCGGATTCATCGACGGACGAGGAGCGCCATGGCGGGCTGACGCCGTTCGGCGAGAAGGTCGTGCTGGAGATGAACCGGCTGGGGATGCTGGTCGATCTGGCGCACGCGTCGCACGACACGATGCGTGACGTGCTGCGTGTGGCGAAGGCGCCGGTGATCGCCTCGCACGCCGGTGCATACGCGGTCGCGGCGCACGGGCGCAATGTGCCGGATGATGTGTTGCGACTGATCGCGCAAAACGATGGCATCGTCATGGCCGTGTTCTTCTCGGGGTACATTCACCCGGAAGGCGTGCAGATCATGGCGGACTATTTCCAGAAGGAGCGCGAGCTGCGGGCGCAGTACCCGGATGACGCCGAGTTCAAGGCGGCGTGGAACGCGTGGCGGCGCGGGCGCCCGATCCCGGCGGGCACGGTCCACACGGTCGTGGATCACATCGACCACGTTGTGCGCGTCGCCGGCATCGATCACGTCGGTTTGGGCAGCGATTTTGAAGGCGTGCGGAAGCTCCCGCTGCAGCTCGAAGACGTGTCCGGCTATCCGTTCATCACGCAGGAATTGCTGAATCGGGGGTACAGCGAGCCGGACATTCACAAGATCATGGGTGGGAACCTGCTGCGCGTGCTGCGCCGGGCGGAAAAGGTCGCGCGCGAGATGCGCTGA